The nucleotide sequence caaaattttctttttttaatctttcTGCATTGGAATCATGTATCTTTCGAAAAACAAGTTGTGTCATGTCAATAAATTGCATATACAGCAAAATTAGTAGCAGGAATTTATTTCAGAAGGTACAAGTAGAGAATATGAAAACAAACTCCACAAAGACatcagattttttaaaaaacgcgATGAAGCATCACGTGCAAGGATGTACCAACttaggaaattaattttattatccaaATATAAAATGATCTATTTTTGTACTTCCTTGAGTATGTAAATAATCctgtaaaatacaaaaatctgctttaaatactgaaaaataatttaaataattcgatATTTATTTCAGGTATAccaatcattttaataaaaaaagtgtgaTTATCCTTACTAGTGAAAGTAACTGGTCTACTCAATCTAAGAAGAGCAATGTCGTGGTACTGATTGGGATCGTTAGGATTGTACTGTTCGTGGGCAATTTTCTCTTCCACAGCCACATTAATCGGAGCGGGAGCACATATATTTGTTCCTTTGGCAGTTAATTTACAGTCTTCTTCTGTATCGAGATTATATTCTCCTAACCGCACCCCTACTCTATAAAACatgagaaaattaaatatagaacCAGATTTTTTATAGTTGTAGAAAAGTTTACGAAAACTcatcaatattaataatcataatgtagaaaattccaaataaaaaaaatctccaTATTTTCCTGTGTAAAAATTACTCACTTACTAATAATGAGTTGTATTTTTGTCTAACATAAACAACCTTCATATTCCAACTTTACGCTTCGTTGATTGTTTatcattttgtaaattctatcaatttaaaaatagtgaGATAGTAATatacacttttatgtgatataCTCACGGAAACATATACTTACAGCTTCCACGACTTTGGAAGATCTTTTCCCTTGACGCAGTGAGCAGCCGTCAAAATATATctgttatttattaatacacCTCCACAATAAAACCCATGTTTCCTATTATCTGAAAAGGTTTATAAATATCACTCTCATATAAcccagaaaatatatttcataagttttattttatagatcCTTCGGTAGACTCAAATAAAACAATCTGTTAACTTGGATATACATAAAATGTGACATTTGATAATTATTCCTTTAagtgaatcaatattttttaaccaGCAATTGACAATActgtattatataattatatatttatttattatactttttttttcaaatttacctcTTTCATATTCCACCAAACACATCCACGGGAATTCGTCTAATTCCGTAGCATTTCCACCTAAAATTTTTTCGTCTAAAGTAGCTACTCCACATATATCTGTTGATGGTAAAAGATTGCTATCTGCAGGTTTTGCTGAAAAATATCATAACTATGCATTAAGCATCTTGATAATTCTGTGTGTAAAGTTGTTTCCAAGATATTTCATCTTGACTTACTACTTGCTAACGGACGATAAACTCTGAAAGCTGTGAATTTCAAATAGTGAATAGTAACGACAACAATGAATTCATTTCTGTTGATCTTATCAAATACTGACATCAAACACCTGCAGTAACAATGTCGGATAATTATATCAACTACCAACTCAGAGATTCTTACAGGTAAGTCAAAAGAAATATCAGGGATCGaactatttaaattattcatcataAGAGGTGGAATATCTATACATTTATGACTCTGTACCTTGTGTCCCACGTAGAAATAATGGTAGGAATTCAAGTTGATTTTGAAGCAAAGTAAAAATATGTAaacgaaaaagattttttcgcgtttaataccgcataatttgacaatcgctcgtgtcgattggtgcaaagaaaggCTAAAAAAATTGGTGcctgttttttcagaataactggaTATGTCGCCAGCTTTTGTTTGccagaaatattaaaaaaaatcaaggaaaccaaACACCGAGGACGAATttttccaccacgacaatgcgagttctcacacattaattcaaacaaaatgttGTTtgtgaacagtcaaaacatcgaattgatggatcatccgtTTTACAGCACCCAATGATTTTCTCTTATTCCCACAGATCAAAAATGAATTGCGGGTTCAACGTTATTCCACATCTGAAGAATCGGTTGTTGCGTTCAAATCAGATATTTTGGAGATACCTAAATTGGAATGGAAGACATATCcaatacaattatttgtttttatttgtctatatcaaaacttaagtgacaaccctcgtattaccaatttagtaatatttattttctacaaatcTTTATGCGTTATTAGTGTATTAAAGTTGTTTATTTCTTCCGCATAAAAAATCGAGTTCGACTAACAGCGATTTGCCAATAATTagacaaataataatttccgCGAATAATCTCATGAAACCTAAACATAGATAAggagaaaattcaaaaacaacTATTTCTACCCACGTAAATgattatcataaatttattataattcgaACCACTGCACTACAAATTGTCATCAGAATTCCTGGAAAATTGGAAGtattgattagtgtgataaattTCAGTGCTTCCTTTGTCCTATGacatatcaatttgaaaattttagtgATTATAGctacagaaaaatcaaaatatctcaataaCTATTAATTTCAGGTCTAGGgaatacttttgaaaaaaaacgacaaaaaatgtTGTGATATTTAGATTCGCCCTGTATCagattcaatgaaaaataaggaaataaataattttccattatttttacaACTATTCAAATGCTTTTGCTCCAACAGATCTTCATTCTGttacattgtacagggtattgaacttacgattttttttggaaaattgggTGTAGCTTTTTAAATACCCCGTTGACCACATCACAACcctatatttcaaatatgatataaaaaactgtttcaGATGAGGAATCAGTATAAGAACGTCAATTTATATACACGGTGTTCCCACAAAACCACCCAGGAACTCATAATTcaagattttctttaaaatctaaTCGTAACTGCAGGCGAATGTTTTTGATTTAGGGTGGTTTTGAGTATAAAAACTATCTTATAATTTTGGGTTCGAAGGTTAGTTGATTctctaaaaaattgttttattatgttcCAAAGTGTCATCAATTATTGGAATACCTATCTGTTAATAAATATTGGTTCAAATGCCAACCCACACACTCAATTTCTGAAATGTATCTCTATGAATAAATGAGTTTCAATATCACTCTTATAACGACCATTATGTCCGTAAAAAGGTGCATTCTATATCCATTATTCTTTCATTTGTacactgaaaaaatattcaatgatgTTTTAGAAAACGCTGATGAAGGAACTTGGTTTATGGGAAACTTATCAACTTAATAGCTAGCTCGTTTGAAGAACTACAGATGCCAATAGACCGACAGTCTTGTTATAGTCTGCTAGAAAAACAGACTAAAGCTTGATACAAAGAAGACTGAATATATGGTCATaagtaaacaacaaaattaacCAACAAGAGAAACCACGGGTAATAGCTTACCAACTAGCTTACCAACTAGAAAAAACAACGTTTCTGGAAACCGCAGTAAACAATAAATGGGATCCTAGCCAAAGCACGAGGAATGAATCTTTGCAGCTATGACCTTAATCTTCATCTGTGCTTTTATACGGTGCAGGAATATAGACACACAGAAAAACTGCTCAATCGTTTGGAGGTTTGTTACTAATACCGAGATTCTTGGGCGACTGACAAAACTttggaaatattcaatattatagagACATAAATTCGAATACTTTAGTCATGTGATGCTTAACCCTGTAAAGTACGATCTTCTTCACTTGGTAATAGAAGcaaaataatgagaagaaaagCATATAGGTCAGCGCACAACATCACAGTTAACAAAATCGTCAATGGTTCGAGAAAACGGCAACTCAGCTATGTTATGCTGCATTGAATGAAGTAATAATAGTCAATGTGTTAGCCAATATGGGAGATGTCTATTAACTTCCTTCGTTCCTTAAGTTATTCACAAAATTGACGTATTGATGTTCTTTATGAAGAAGAATACACTATTTTTGTGAGCGTCCGCAATTGATCCGTTCTTATCAATCCTCCAatcaaagataaatttttaacttcctaattaattttgtttcaagtcTAAGATAGAAAACGGAATAGAAACTTATATTTTGCGACTTTATTATTCCAGATTCGAAATAGATTCACTGCGTTAAACATTTAACTTGTTAATATAATGACTTAAATGAATATTACATGTACAGtaaatctttatttattttcactattcaagcaattaatttcttatttcttataaaataaattcaatacaaCTTTTTTCCACGTATTATTAGGTAAACAATATACTTCCAAAATATTCCGTACATGCCGTATATTTTGGCGCAATTCATTTGAACCGTTCGGATTCTGTCAAGAATACTGTGTTTCCAtattcaattctaatttttatgGTAAACTTTGTGAAATTTAGCTTCTTCTAATTTGCATTATTGTCTTATGCTGCAAAGGGTTTCTGAAATTTGTCCGAGATAGACACCCGGTACATACGATTTATTCGATTTTCATTTGCACTAGTTACATATTCTCGTTTCTAGGTTATTCTCTTATTACACGCAATGTTTCATGGTGTTAACTACcataaaatcttgttttttttatgattaatattaatttacaaTTGACGAAGTACCATGTATGTAAACAAACGCATTTTATGAACATTTAGAAGAAGcgatcaataataaattaatttaaaataaccaCACTTACCACTTCCATAACTTTCTTGCTGAGTAGTTGTTGGAGGTCTATCATCGAGAGGACAACATACTTTTGGTAACGTACCTTCGAATCCACATTGCGCCTGTCTCAATTTATTGGCATCGGCAGCTTTAATGGGAcggttttttaaaatatggtaCAAGCTTTCACATTCAGTGAGTACTTTGCAGTCTCCTGTTTGCCCATACGGTGGATTTGGACAGGGATCTGACTCTATATATATaagcaataaaattatttactaaaaaaatttcattctcaGAGCTCTGAAATATGAGTAAAGAGAATGGGGTGAGTGTATATATTAGCATTTAAATTCTAGAGTCTAAATCTCGTGATGATTTAGAATGTGGCCTTTAATTTATACATGGCATTCTATTGCtagttaatttaattaaatagacTGTTTTGTATGAAAACGGTATTTCCCCTCGATTAgcacacaattttatatttattaataactatttaTGTATTCCTACGCAAACATTACACGGTGGCGCCAATATGTAAAGACATACATATACActctatcaattttttactaacaTTATGTTTTAGCGACATTACAGACTAGTCTCTATTTGTATTGCTTTCATTTCGTTTCATCATTGACGACGCAgaacgtttttataataaatagatatagAGTACGATAAAACATGATATGAAACAAAAGCTTTATGCACCCGTAGAAGCAAGGAAAATTGGAGGAAAAGTGGAGATTTGATGGTTGAAGTTCGTTCGAGCACAAGTCGTCCATCTGTGTGATGTTAAGGTAGCAGTAGAAAACCAGCGGCGTACCAACACACACCGATTATATCGGACTCCCTTGGACCTCAGAAAGATACCATAGAAAgtcatttaaaatataacaGTTGTTGAACAGTCGAGTAGAAGCGTGTAAACAATTCCTTGTCCTGCCGTTTTATCAGACGCATGGTTACTTacgataaaaattgatttattggaCCACCCGAACATGAAAAATCAGTAGTTGGACAATGAACAACTTTCAGAGGGGGATTCGAGTCTTGTTGTGTATCTGTTGAAATGATGAGGGGTTTTATCggagaaatatacatatttagTCAACCGAAAGCAGGTTCTCTTACAACAAGATGACACTCAACCACATGCCGCGAAATTTACGCGGTATAGGATCGAAGAACTTGCTGGTATTGAACTCCTACCA is from Diorhabda carinulata isolate Delta chromosome 1, icDioCari1.1, whole genome shotgun sequence and encodes:
- the LOC130898753 gene encoding CLIP domain-containing serine protease HP8-like, which translates into the protein MERDWRITAFSIVLFGLFTICLTQSDPCPNPPYGQTGDCKVLTECESLYHILKNRPIKAADANKLRQAQCGFEGTLPKVCCPLDDRPPTTTQQESYGSAKPADSNLLPSTDICGVATLDEKILGGNATELDEFPWMCLVEYERDNRKHGFYCGGVLINNRYILTAAHCVKGKDLPKSWKLVGVRLGEYNLDTEEDCKLTAKGTNICAPAPINVAVEEKIAHEQYNPNDPNQYHDIALLRLSRPVTFTNYVRPICLPKTSATQGEYVGKNLFVAGWGKTETRSESNIKLKLKIPVKSNRECSRTYTQAGVQVNSGQLCAGGEKGKDSCRGDSGGPLMTFTVNEDGKPGWYIIGVVSFGPSPCGMENWPGVYTRVENYVQWIVSKLRP